The Chondrinema litorale sequence CTCATATTCTAGACTTATACTTTTACATCATCAATTTACTCAAACAACTCGAATGATTATGAATGCTATTAAATCTGAAGTCGCTACCATGAATGCTGTTGTTTTCGAAAAATATGGAAAGCCTGAAGTGCTGCAATTAAAAGAAATAGCTAAACCTCAACCCAAAGACAATGAGGTATTAATTCAGGTGAAAGCCATAACTGTTACTTCGGGAGACTGGCAACTACGAAAAGGAGAACCTTTTGCCATAAGATTAGCATTTGGGTTAACCAAACCTAAAAATCAAATTCTGGGGTTTGAATTTGCTAGAATAGTTGAATCTACCGGAAAATCTGTAACAAAATTTCGAACCGGTGATACAGTGTTTGGCTATCAAACTAGCGGAGGAACTTATGCTGAATATTTAACAATTCCAGAAGATGGCATTCTATTAAACAAACCTGAAAACCTAAGTTTTGATGAAGCCGCCGCAATTCCAAATGGTGCTATAACTTCCTTATATTTTCTTAAAAAAGCAAATATTGAAGCTGGACAAAGTGTATTGATTTATGGCGCATCTGGCAGTGTAGGAACTTATGCTGTTCAATTAGCTAAATACTTTGGT is a genomic window containing:
- a CDS encoding NAD(P)-dependent alcohol dehydrogenase produces the protein MNAVVFEKYGKPEVLQLKEIAKPQPKDNEVLIQVKAITVTSGDWQLRKGEPFAIRLAFGLTKPKNQILGFEFARIVESTGKSVTKFRTGDTVFGYQTSGGTYAEYLTIPEDGILLNKPENLSFDEAAAIPNGAITSLYFLKKANIEAGQSVLIYGASGSVGTYAVQLAKYFGAKVTAVCSTSNINLANLNGANKVIDYTREDFAKSSESYDIIFDTIGKTSYTQCKNILKPKGKYVLCSFGIFHILQMIINSFSSSKKIICDIMKPDKKQLQFLKQITEEGKLKPIIDSIYTVDEIIDAHQYVETGRKKGNVVVSFSPY